From the genome of Prionailurus bengalensis isolate Pbe53 chromosome D1, Fcat_Pben_1.1_paternal_pri, whole genome shotgun sequence:
TTCAAGGAACCCTCCCTGGACTGGGAAGAAAGACCACCGGACAGGGAGTCAGGAGACTCAGGACTGTGAAGTGGAGAGACTTAGTACAGAGATGAGGATTCAGGTGTTGGCTCTATGGGGTAGTCTCAGCGTAAGTTAACTCCCCATGGCCAGTTTTCCCAACTGTAAATGAGACGATGCATATTATATGTCGTGTTCTGAGGTTTTAATGTGAGAGCGCCCACAGAGCACCTAGCAAATCGTACCCTCACCTGCCACTCAGGACATTAACTTCCCTGCCCTAAGGCCTTGCAGCGTGACCGCTCCTCCCAGGGCTACTGTGGAGGGACAGGgagcacccccccgcccccccagggttcacaaggaggaggcaggaagcagaaCTGGGCAGGTAGAAGGTGATTCCAGGACCAGGTCCTAATCCAGACCTGATGCTGCCCAGATCTGGCGGCCTCAGAGCAAAAGCCAAGAGAGTGTGGCCCAGAATGCGGGGCTCCATGCCCTATGACAGATGCGGATACCTGACTGTCTGATGGCGGGTGCAGGGGTCACCtgagccagcccccaccctgcccacagcAGGCGTGACCTCCACCACACCACGCCCCCAGGGTGATGTTCAAAACTGTTAACAGCACTGGCCCATCACAGCGGATGCTGATGTGGAAGATCCAAATAACCGCACCTGTGTGTACTGACTGCGTGTCACGGGCATATGCCTACCTGGGGGCAGCGAGCATCACACAGCTGAACTctgacccacccacccccacttttcTGCCAACAGAGTTCCACTCCCCggggcccccaccccagcagcccaGACTCAGGGCCCGGACCCTGCTACTCTGCAGACCGGCGTTGGGGCTtcatccctgcccccagctcttcTCCATAAAAAGGTCATGTGTGCGCCTGCACCCTGGAGCGTGTACAGGGCCACCTGCTGCTTCCCAGGCTCCCTAGAGCACGGACTGGCAATCTGCTCCCAGTGTCAGGGTGGGCCCTGTCCTCTGGTTGGAAAGCAAAGTATCCCAAGTGTGGTTTTCCACACTGTCGCTCAGAGGTGCCCGCAGAGCCCTGTACCTACTCCGTGTAGCCACAAGATCTCACGCtaaccgcccccacccccagtggccACAGGGCCCCAAGCCCACCGAGGGGTGTCGACAGGATGTCCATGGCGTGCAACTCCCATACCTGCCCCTGGTGCGTCCACAGCCCTCCTCATCTGTCCCTGCAGCCCATGGAACTTCCTCCCACTCCTGGGAGTGTCCACAGGGATGCTCACCCACCTCCACCATAACAGACCCCTAGTGTATCCATGGGACCCCATGTCTGTCCCTGGgatctctgtgttcctccccaaCCACCCCGAGGTAGTCACAGGGTAGTTACAGGGTCCCCTGCCCAGCCATCCCAGTGCCCATGGCTATACTCACTGCTGAGCCCGGTCTTATTGAGGGCACTGCCCACACCCCAGAGGACAGCCGCTACGTAGAGGATCCAAATGTGTCGCAGGACCCGAGGTGTGGGGGCCCAGAAGAAGAGGCTGAGAGTGAGCAGCAGGTGCactccagccccagccaccaGGGGCACCGGGCGCGGCAGCCACAGTCCCAGCAGGCCTAGGAGCGAGGCAGCGGAGGCGCCCAGGCTATAAGCCACGAGGAGGTGGGCCAGGTGTTCCAGCCCCACGGAGCACACACCATAGCCCTGGGGGGACAGGAGTGAGTGTCAGAGGTCAGCTGGCCCAGGCTCTGGCCCTCCCTACCTGAGGTCTTCAGGCCACACCCTGTCCCCTCTGGACCAAGTCAGGGCTAACTCCTGGGAAGTTCATGGGGAGCTTCTGAAGGCACAGACAGGGGAGAAGGCTTGAACAATGTCCTCAGATACCAAGGCTGTACCCCGCATGGAACTATACAGTTTATGGGCGTTATTCTATCTCAACTATGTAACAGCTCTGGGAGCGAGCATGGTTATTAGAATCGCTTCACAGAtaaaggaaattgaggcccagagaggttaaaataACGTGCCTAACGCAGTGGGGGAATGgcggaagggagggaagaaaggaaggggggtgTCTGGGCCGCACCTGTGCATACTTATACATGTATTCAAAACCTTTAGCCGAAATACAAATTTAACCTGAAGTTCTGTATATTATCTGACAACGCTATGCAGGGGGTACTTACCAGGGTGAGACCAGTGCAGGCAAAGAGGACCTCGAAGCCGCTGTAGATGAAGAAGGGCACGAGGTGCCGCAGGCGGAAGTCGCGCACGTGCTTGAAGGGCAGCTGGAAGATGTTACCCCAGCCCACGCTGCGCAGGTCGATCTCCTCAGTGGGCCGGTAGGCGGCGCCGCACAGGCCCAGAACCTGCGGACCCGCGGGCTGAGGGGGGCGGGCTGCCGTGTCTCAGGCCCGGCCCCTAGACACACCCACAGACCTCAGCCCCGCCTCCtagccccaggccccgcccccaggcacaTCCACAGACCTCGGCCTCACCTCCGGGCTCCGCCCCTAAACACACCCATAGATTTCAACCCTGCTTCTCAACCCTGGGCCCTGCCCCTAGACTCACCACAGACGTTAATCCCGCCTCCCagcccccgggccccgcccctaGACTCACCACAGACGTTAATCCCGCCTCCCagcccccgggccccgcccctaGACACACCCGCAGACCTAAGCTCCACCCCTCAGCCTTTGGCCCTGCCCTCAGGCTCCCCGGTAGACCTGGGCCCCgcctcccagcccagggccccgCCCCTAGACACACCCACAGACCTACAGACCTCAGCCCAGCCTCTCAGCCTCGGGTCCTGCCCCCAGCTTCACCCATAGACCTCGGCTTTGTTTCCCAGCCCCGCCTCCAGGAAGAAGCCACGCCCAAGCCACGCCCCCTGCACCTTAGTTCTACCTCTCGGGTTCTGCCTCCAGCCCAGTCCTCTAGGACCCGTCTCCAGCTCCACCCCAGACCAGGCTTGGTCCCCCTTTCCTTGTTCTCTGGGACTCTAACTCCAGGTTCATTCCCAAACCTCTAGCCTGGCTCCTAGGTTCAGGCTTCCTCCCCAGGATTCAGACCCGGCTCCCACCTCAGACCAGGACATTGCCCAGGCTGCCTGCCAGCAACGCGCCCAGATGGCACCCGTTTCTTCCCGCCTCAGTCCCCAGACTTTATTGACTCCGCCGCCACCCCATCCAAGGCCGCACCAGCAGCATGGCCAGGAAGGCCACTGCCATGAGCACGCTCTCCACCACAATGAGGTTTCGGCTCCTTGGTAAGGTCTTCAGAACTGTCTTGTTGAAGCCACTGAGGATGCCCTGGCTGTTAGTACCTGAACAGTGGGACGCAGGGAGTAGAGCACACTGTCAACTCAACCACAAAGAAATGGAGCAAGGAAGgagggtgcaggggagagtcagaggtgGTGGGTGAGGACAGTGCTTGCAAAGGCAAGGTTCATTTGGGGAGCAGCTTGGAGGAGAGGGCcgctggggctggaggggccacAAGGAGAGGAACACCTAGCCCCCCTTCCTGCCCTAgtgcctggaggctggaggtggggacCAGTCCATCCCCCAACTGCATACATTCACCCTGCAGTGATTGAGGTCTGAGGATATGTGTGGCTCAGCCCAGATGGCatctcctccaggcagccttccctgaTGCACCCTGTCCCCACCAGGCTGGGTCAGATGTCCTAACTGCATACTCCTACAGGGTCCTTTGCCTTGCCCGTAAGAGGTGTGGGCCACCAGGCTCTCAGCCCTGGACCCATGGGCAAGGGCATCCTCTCTGGGCACTCTCAAGAGCCCAGTGTCTGCTGGATGACTCAATGGGGGAGGTGAACAGGCCTGGGGGTCGCACCCCATGCAGACTAACCGCAGCTCTGCACGTTGTAGAGTGTGTGGTTCAGGTCATACAGGTAGTGGTTCAGGAAGTAGATCATGGGCAGCTGGGCACAGGCGAAGCTCAGCTGTGGGCAGGAGGGCAGCTTGGGCTGGGCTCAGAAGCAGGCACGGGGCACAGGCATGATCTGAAAGGGGTCTGGGCACAGCCTTGGCCGAAGAGGAGCCCTCCGCCCGCTCTGGGGGCAGCCTGGTGGCAGGAGGGAGTGCCCAGTGCAGGAGGACTTTCTCCTCAACAAGGAGACGAGGAGGTCGGTCACCAGAGGTCAGTAAGCAGAGGGTGGCTCAAGAAAGGGCAGTGGGACTGGAGGGTCGAAAGGACTGTGGGATGGGCTCCAACGTGTGGGTTCTAGGCTTGCAACACCCTCCCCCCATGGTGCCAACGTGGAGCTGACTCACATGGAAGAAGCTATAGAAGATCACTTGGAAGACCAGGAGGTACGGCGCGTGGGAGCCCCGCGGCGGGCGCTTCTGGGGGCCCTGATCATCCTGCTCCTTATAATGGGAGTACTCGTAGTACTTCTGAGCCATCCTGGACCACAAAGGAGAGAAAGCTTCCCCCAGTCCAACCTCTACCAGATGTCTCTGCTTCCTGCACCCAGGGCTAGGGGCTGCGTCTCACGgacggggaaactgagacccGAAAGGCAGAGAGAGCTCTGCCAGCTGAGGTTGGCAGTGCGGCAGAGACACAGCCAGGTCTCCAGCCTCCCGCCCTGCGGCCCCCCAGGCTCACCTGGTGATGTAGTTGCCCATGGAGGCCCAAAGAGGCACGATGGCCATGCCCAAGGCCACAGCTGAGGGCACGAGTGTGTAGTAGCGTTCCCAGTAGTTGGTGGAGACAAAGAGGGCATAGATGCCCACAGCCAGGAACATCATCCACTTGGTGCCAAAAAACCTGCGGGCAGTAGGAGGGATGCTGGCACCGCGAGCCTGCCCAGACCACTGGGGCCTGAGACCAGAGGGGCCACAGACCCGGGTGCCGGCTCACCAACCAGGCGGTGCGAGACGGGGAGTAATCCCTGGCCTTGGAGTCAGGGGCTCTAAGACAGGGTAGCAGAGACAGGGACTTGCTGGTGGTCTCAGTCCCGGGTCCCCACAATCAGTTTCCACAGCTTAAGGGGGAGCACGGAGCCCAAACCACAAGCTTCTCGTGGCCATGCAAGGATGGGGGGAGAAGGGGCGGTGTCACCGGTCAGTGGCCTGTGTGCACATCCAGCCCTCATTTGTGTCCTGGGCTGGCTCGCGAATCCCCCTTCTCCATCCAAGCTCACGTGCTGTGGCTTCAGGGCCCAGGGACGCAAGTCAAACTGGATCGAGGAAACTAAGGACCAGAGAGAGGTCCTGGCAGGACCAacatcccttcctccctgcccgtCGCTCTTGCTGTCCACTGTGGTCATTTGGGAAGCTCCGTCTTCGCTGGCTTCTAGGACAACAGGCTTGCTGACTCTGAGAAAATGCCACACTGGGCTTAAAGGTGGTTGACCACTGACCGGATAAGGGCCCGCTCAGGGCACGGAGGCTAGTCAGGCTAAAAGCCACTGCCAGGAGCCTTAGGGTGTTTTTGAGTTATTTGTGCTCTTTAGTTCCTTTCCTTGCTTTGGCTTCCAGGAAGCTCAAAGCCAAATGACTCTGATTTTCCAATCACAATTACTTTCTCTGTTACAGGGCCCCAGTTTTTTATTATCCTTATCTTGACATATAAAGAATAGATAGGAAGCCCACTCTGatctattgggggggggggcaagtcaCATTTTGATGGAGTAAAtgagcaaaaagtaaaaatatcagcACTCATTGCTGGTGAGGCTGTGGTTTACAAGATGATGCGCACAGCCCGAGGCCATGCAAATTGGCACAGCCCTCTAGGAAATCAGCCTGATAGTTTGGGCAAGGGGCAAGCTTAGGGTGAGGGAGTCAAACTTTCTGACTGCCAGGTGCTACCGGTGGGACCTGGGCAAGCCGCTGAATGTCTTGTTTTCTCCTCGTCTCTTAGATCTCCCTGGGATCCTAGGGAATGAGGGAACGCTCAGAAAGTGCCCAGCACATGGGAAATAAAGAATTAGCTCTTCTTATCAACAGTGGTATGTTTTCAGAGCCATAGTCTTTCATATGGCTCTGATCTGCTAAAGGTACCGCTAGAAATTgattgtagaattttttttttttaattttaagaagggaagagcggggcgcctgggtggcgcagtcggttaagcgtccgacttcagccaggtcacgatctcgcagtccgtgagttcgagccccgcgtcgggctctgggccgatggctcagagcctggagcctgcttccgattctgtgtctccctctctctctgaccctcccccgttcatgctctgtctctctctgtcccaaaaataagtaaacgttgaaaataaaaaaaaaaaattaaaaaaaaaaaaagaagggaagagctACAAGCATAAAgtgaatatgcaaaaaaaaaaaaaaaaaggaggggggctgAATGTCCAACTCTGAGCCTCGGTTGGGTGCCCCCATCTCTGCAGAAGATTCTACCATCAGAGTCCTCAATGTGAAGACTGAGGAGAAGGCCAAGATACGTGCagtgaaaagaaagcaagcaaacgTGAATTCGGCACATGCTCTGGTGACAAGGACGTAAACGTTTATCCCTGCATGCTGCTGGGACAACAAAGTTAGCTGATTTACTGGAGGGCTTgggagggttttcttttttctgatttcagtTAGGATCCTAATGGTCTTTGTGCGATGATGTTAAAGGAGTTTGGGGTTTGgggggtttggggttttttgtttttgtttgtttgtttgtttgttttaagatagAGGAACTAAAACCCATCTAATTGGTCTGCTAGTCTCTGGGTCTCATCTGAGCGGAGACCCACCTCCTGGTGGGGAGGGTGCATGTGGAGGGGGGTTTTGCACTGGCCAGAAGGCTGGACCAGATGCTTCCAAGGCTCAGGTCCAGCGTAGACCCTCTGGGGCACCTGCCGGGCCA
Proteins encoded in this window:
- the UNC93B1 gene encoding protein unc-93 homolog B1, which codes for MEAVPPLYRVAGAAGPQGDEDRLGVPDGPGAPLDELVGAYPNYNEEEEERRYYRRKRLGVVKNVLAASAGGMLTYAVYLGLLQMQLILHYDETYREVKYGNMGLPDIDSKMLMGINVTPIAALLYTPVLIRFFGTKWMMFLAVGIYALFVSTNYWERYYTLVPSAVALGMAIVPLWASMGNYITRMAQKYYEYSHYKEQDDQGPQKRPPRGSHAPYLLVFQVIFYSFFHLSFACAQLPMIYFLNHYLYDLNHTLYNVQSCGTNSQGILSGFNKTVLKTLPRSRNLIVVESVLMAVAFLAMLLVLGLCGAAYRPTEEIDLRSVGWGNIFQLPFKHVRDFRLRHLVPFFIYSGFEVLFACTGLTLGYGVCSVGLEHLAHLLVAYSLGASAASLLGLLGLWLPRPVPLVAGAGVHLLLTLSLFFWAPTPRVLRHIWILYVAAVLWGVGSALNKTGLSTLLGILYEDKERQDFVFTIYHWWQAVAIFTVYLGSSLPMKAKLAVLLLTLVAAAGSYLWMEQKLRRGVVPRQPRIPRPQHKVRGYRYLEEDNSDESDAEGERGGGGGSGGGPGDGVEEEAPPAGPRPGPEPAGLCRRPCPYEQALGGDGPEEQ